One part of the Nocardioides zeae genome encodes these proteins:
- a CDS encoding LLM class flavin-dependent oxidoreductase — MTVPLLLDLTVGEPDPGTGVVSLAVAVDLVTAAAGAGVVAVRLRDGDAAPGVLDPSVVASYLAPLAPSLGYLVDVPTTQHAPYNTARRVLSLDRATGGRAGVVLRPGVGDDVSDGVPDRPVPAVTPGERWAEYAAVLTGLWESFPREALLGDQEAAIVVDDTLLRPIHHEGAAYRVAGPLDGPSSVQGRPVLAVADVAAIGWEAAASADLVILDPDDLDGAGTALAAALEATGRQRTEVVLAGRWTGAGGSDVADLPTWAADRGLQALLLAPEGGAADVREVLSTLSALAPPPNDATGRDTLRRALGLATTRTEVPA, encoded by the coding sequence ATGACCGTCCCCCTCCTGCTCGACCTCACGGTCGGCGAGCCCGACCCCGGCACCGGTGTCGTGTCGCTCGCCGTGGCGGTCGACCTCGTGACCGCCGCCGCGGGTGCCGGGGTCGTGGCCGTCCGCCTCCGTGACGGCGACGCCGCCCCGGGCGTGCTCGACCCCAGCGTCGTGGCGTCCTACCTGGCACCGCTCGCGCCGTCCCTGGGCTACCTCGTCGACGTGCCGACGACGCAGCACGCGCCGTACAACACCGCGCGGCGGGTGCTCTCGCTCGACCGCGCCACCGGCGGACGCGCCGGCGTCGTGCTGCGTCCCGGCGTCGGCGACGACGTGAGCGACGGTGTCCCGGACCGGCCGGTGCCGGCGGTGACGCCGGGGGAGCGGTGGGCGGAGTACGCCGCGGTCCTCACCGGCCTCTGGGAGTCCTTCCCGCGCGAGGCGCTGCTGGGGGACCAGGAGGCCGCGATCGTCGTGGACGACACCCTGCTGCGCCCGATCCACCACGAGGGCGCGGCCTACCGGGTCGCCGGTCCCCTCGACGGCCCCTCGTCGGTGCAGGGCCGTCCGGTGCTCGCGGTGGCCGACGTCGCCGCGATCGGGTGGGAGGCCGCCGCCTCGGCCGACCTGGTGATCCTCGACCCGGACGACCTGGACGGAGCCGGTACGGCGCTGGCCGCGGCCCTCGAGGCCACGGGGCGCCAGCGGACCGAGGTCGTGCTCGCGGGCCGCTGGACCGGGGCCGGCGGATCGGACGTCGCCGACCTCCCGACATGGGCGGCCGACCGCGGCCTCCAGGCGCTGCTGCTCGCCCCGGAGGGGGGTGCCGCCGACGTGCGGGAAGTGCTCTCCACGCTCTCCGCGCTCGCCCCGCCGCCGAACGACGCCACGGGCCGCGACACCCTGCGGCGCGCGCTCGGGCTCGCCACGACCCGGACGGAGGTCCCGGCGTGA